From the Hydrogenispora ethanolica genome, the window GGGTGATCCCCAAGGCGATTACGGAGATGAAGGCCCATTGCCAGGTGCCGATCATTGCCGGAGGAATGATCAAGACCAAGGAAGAGATCATTGAGTTGCTCCGGGTCGGCGCGGTGGGCGTTTCGACCAGCCGGGCCGAGCTGTGGGATCTCTAAAACGGAATTGTATGAACCGCCATTGATATCATCTTTCATATCCTAACGCACCGTGTCCAGAGACGCAGAGAGGACCGGATAGGCATGGCACAGGAGTCGCCATGCCTACCGGTCTTTTTTATTTTGAGGAGGAGGTCCAGGGATGTTACAAAGCCAGTGTGATGTGTTGATCATCGGCGCCGGAGTGGTCGGCGCGGCCGTTGCCCGGCAGCTCTCCCGTTTTGAATTGCGGGTCATCCTGATTGAACGGGAGGCCGATATTGCCTGCGGCACTTCCAAAGCCAACAGCGGCATTGTCCACTCGGGGATTCACGACCATCCGGGCACGCTCAAGGCGCGCTTATGCGTGCGCGGCAATCAGTTGTATCCGGCGCTCGCCGCGGAGCTGGACTTTTTATACCGGCAGAATGGCTCATTGGTCGTGGCCCGCCAGCCGGAGGAGCTGCCGCTCCTGGATGAGCTGGTAGCTCAAGGCCGGCAGAACGGGGTACCGGGGGTCGCGCCCTTGACCCCGGCCGAGCTCCTGCAGTTGGAACCGAACCTCGCCCCCGATCTGGCCGGCGGCCTGCTGGTCCCGTCGGGCGGCATCGTGGTGCCCTTTGATCTGGTGTTCGCCCTGATCGAAAACGCGGTCGCCAACGGCCTGGAGTTAAGGCTGAATACCGAGGTGACCGGGATACGCCGGGAGGACGACGGTTTTCTGGTCGAAACGACCGGCGGAGCGTTCCGCGCCGCTTATGTGGTGAACGCCGCCGGCCTGGGCAGCGCCGCAATCGCCCGGATGGTAGGGGACGAATCCTTCGCCATCCATCCGGTGAAAGGTGAGGAGTACCTGCTGGACCGGCGCTTGGAAGGCTTGGTCCGGCGGACGGTTTTTCCGCTGCCGACGCCGCTCTCCAAAGGGATCCTGGTGATTCCGACGGTCGACGGCAATATTATGCTGGGGCCGACCGCCCATCCGGTGGCGGACAACCACGACCGGGAGACGACCGCGGCGGGGTGGGCCGAGATCTTCCGGGAGGTTCGCACGCTGGTCCCGTCGCTGAACCCGTCGGATCTGATCACCGCTTTCGCGGGGTTGCGGGCCGCCAGCGCTCAGGAAGACTTTATCATCGAACGTTCCAGGATCGCGCCGCGGCTGATTCATCTGGCGGGGATCAATTCGCCGGGTTTGACCGCGGCGCCGGCGATCGCCGAATATGTGGAGCAATTGTTGGAGGAGGGCGGCTTGCGTTTGACGACCCGTTTCGATTTCCAACCGCGGCGGCCGTTAGTCCGGATGCGCGAGCTCAGCCGCGAGCGGCAAGCGGAATTGATCCGGGAGAATCCGCAATATGCCAACATCGTCTGCCGTTGCGAGATGGTCAGCGAGGCCGAGATCCGGGCGGCGATCCGGCGCGGCGCGACCACTGTGGATGGGATCAAACTGAGGACCCGCAGCGGCATGGGGCGTTGCCAGGGTGGCTTCTGCACTCCGAAAGTGCTCCGGATCCTCGCCGAGGAACTGGGTTGTCCGCCGGAGGCAATCACCAAGAAAGGTCCGGGAAGCCAGCTATTGACGGGCCCGTTGCGCAGCTTCGGCTCCCATGACGGAACGCAGTAAAGCCCTTTCTCACTCCCGGGCGTGGCCGAGGGGGCAAATATCAGGACGATTCAGATCGATCGAGGAGGCGAAGCAAGATGCTTGAGAAAGACACGGACTTGGTAGTGATCGGGGCCGGGCCGGCCGGCCTGGCCGCCGCGTTGGCCGCCGCCGAAGCCGGCGTCGGCGAGGTGATTCTGATCGACCGGCTGGAGGAGCCGGGCGGCATTTTACAGCAGTGTATCCACAATGGTTTTGGATTGCGCTATTTTGGGGAGGAGTTGACCGGCCCGGAGTACGCCTGGCGTTTTATCGAACCGTTGGCCCAGTATCCCCAGATTCAGTTAAAGACCGGCACCATGGTCATTGAGTTGACCGCTGACCGCCGGGTGGTGGCGATCAACCCCCGGGACGGACTGGTAGTCTATCGTGCTAAGGCTGTGATCCTGGCGATGGGTTGCCGGGAGCGGCCGCGCGGCGCCATCAATATCCCGGGCTCCCGGCCGGCCGGAATCTTTACCGCCGGAACCGTGCAACGCCTGATGAATATCGAAGGACTGCTCCCGGGCAAAACGGCGGTGATCCTCGGCTCCGGGGACATCGGGCTGATCATGGCGCGCCGGCTGACCCTGGAGGGGGTCAAGGTCCGGGCGGTGTTGGAACTGTTGCCCTACTCCAGCGGGCTGCAACGGAATATCGTCCAATGTTTGGACGATTACCAGATCCCGCTGTATCTGAGCCATACCGTGACCCGGATCCGCGGCGAACAGCGGGTCAGCGCGGTCGAAGTCGCGCCGGTGGACGACCGGCTCCAGCCCCTCAGTGACCAGCGCTTTGCGATCGATTGCGACACCTTGGTGCTGTCGGTGGGGCTGGTTCCCGAGAACGAACTGTCGGTG encodes:
- a CDS encoding NAD(P)/FAD-dependent oxidoreductase, which codes for MLEKDTDLVVIGAGPAGLAAALAAAEAGVGEVILIDRLEEPGGILQQCIHNGFGLRYFGEELTGPEYAWRFIEPLAQYPQIQLKTGTMVIELTADRRVVAINPRDGLVVYRAKAVILAMGCRERPRGAINIPGSRPAGIFTAGTVQRLMNIEGLLPGKTAVILGSGDIGLIMARRLTLEGVKVRAVLELLPYSSGLQRNIVQCLDDYQIPLYLSHTVTRIRGEQRVSAVEVAPVDDRLQPLSDQRFAIDCDTLVLSVGLVPENELSVNAGVQLDPATGGPLVDSNYQTNLPGIFACGNVVHVHDLVDDVTEESRMAGGAAALYIRGQLAKVTMIRVSGGRNVRSVVPQQIAPDRPTTLYVRARFPERNRILRVADNDRTKLPVVAPGETIRYTLTPKELQEYREDLSISIEGGASHA
- a CDS encoding NAD(P)/FAD-dependent oxidoreductase, producing the protein MLQSQCDVLIIGAGVVGAAVARQLSRFELRVILIEREADIACGTSKANSGIVHSGIHDHPGTLKARLCVRGNQLYPALAAELDFLYRQNGSLVVARQPEELPLLDELVAQGRQNGVPGVAPLTPAELLQLEPNLAPDLAGGLLVPSGGIVVPFDLVFALIENAVANGLELRLNTEVTGIRREDDGFLVETTGGAFRAAYVVNAAGLGSAAIARMVGDESFAIHPVKGEEYLLDRRLEGLVRRTVFPLPTPLSKGILVIPTVDGNIMLGPTAHPVADNHDRETTAAGWAEIFREVRTLVPSLNPSDLITAFAGLRAASAQEDFIIERSRIAPRLIHLAGINSPGLTAAPAIAEYVEQLLEEGGLRLTTRFDFQPRRPLVRMRELSRERQAELIRENPQYANIVCRCEMVSEAEIRAAIRRGATTVDGIKLRTRSGMGRCQGGFCTPKVLRILAEELGCPPEAITKKGPGSQLLTGPLRSFGSHDGTQ